In the Salinirubrum litoreum genome, one interval contains:
- a CDS encoding helix-turn-helix transcriptional regulator, with protein sequence MNARDHIRSRTSPGEPPVKPEPLTGLTGFKRNLLLAICRMTGERPHGLELKRKLEEFYDEDINHGRLYQNLSELVELGFVDKRPVDGRTNAYRLTTTGRLRLKAHHHWETECLLAGEEAP encoded by the coding sequence ATGAACGCACGAGACCACATCCGCAGTCGAACCTCTCCCGGCGAACCGCCCGTCAAACCAGAACCGCTGACCGGTCTGACCGGCTTCAAGCGCAACTTGCTCCTCGCCATCTGTCGGATGACCGGCGAGCGACCGCACGGCCTCGAACTGAAGCGCAAACTGGAGGAGTTCTACGACGAGGACATCAACCACGGTCGCCTCTACCAGAACCTCTCGGAGTTGGTCGAACTCGGCTTCGTCGACAAACGCCCGGTCGACGGTCGCACGAACGCCTACCGCCTGACCACGACCGGTCGCCTCCGCCTGAAGGCACACCACCACTGGGAGACCGAGTGCCTGCTGGCCGGCGAGGAGGCCCCCTGA